CGGGCGTGTTTTCAGAGTAGAAGACATCACCACATTTCTCATCTCGCTCTTTTATTCCATTAAAAATGCTCGTGTCGATCGGAATACCCCCTTACGTCCTATGCGGCGCTGCCCTCGCTTTGGCTGCGTCGTTGTTTTGGTTCTACAGGACATTCTTCAACTCTACATCGACGACACTTGCAAATGTCCCACTCCTCACCAAGCAGCCCGATCTCCCCCAAGGATGGTGGACAGATTCTGAAAGATTCAAAACCGAGAAGCGTGCGATATTTAGCCAGGTGAGCCTTCTTGGATCCCGTCGAGGCCTGCCCTGACCTTGACAGACTTGGATCTGCGTGAGCCATCGCAGTCGCTTCGTCAAGGCCGGGGACTACATCGCCTTTGATATTGCGGGCTTCCGTGTCCTCCTCATGCTGGGAAAGGACGGGACCGTACGAGCATTCCACAATATTTGCCGCCATCGTGCTTTTCCcgtggccaagaaggcatCTGGATCTTCGACTGTGCTCGGTTGCCGATACCATGGATGGAGCTACGATACAAAGGGCCAGCTCACAAAAGCGCCTCATTTCGACAATGTCCCTGGTTTTGAAAAGAGCCAAAACGGACTCTTCCCTATCCACACgagagttgatgatggtggatTCCTTCACATCAACATGAGTGCGAGTGAACCAGCTGGAGACGAGCTGTCACATATGAAAAAGACTTCTCAACTTGCCGGTATCACTCAAAGCTCTCACTTTATTAACAGCTGGGAAGTACAGGGAAACTTCAACTGGAAAGTAATAGGTATGTTGTCAACACCCATACGAGAAATGAAGCGAGCTGT
This Fusarium keratoplasticum isolate Fu6.1 chromosome 6, whole genome shotgun sequence DNA region includes the following protein-coding sequences:
- a CDS encoding Rieske domain-containing protein — protein: MLVSIGIPPYVLCGAALALAASLFWFYRTFFNSTSTTLANVPLLTKQPDLPQGWWTDSERFKTEKRAIFSQTWICVSHRSRFVKAGDYIAFDIAGFRVLLMLGKDGTVRAFHNICRHRAFPVAKKASGSSTVLGCRYHGWSYDTKGQLTKAPHFDNVPGFEKSQNGLFPIHTRVDDGGFLHINMSASEPAGDELSHMKKTSQLAGITQSSHFINSWEVQGNFNWKVIANDTQHTFQTPATEGVSRLFSAKDSVSTGQQRLGPLTTVSPKPGSPIWYQVTYSPDSVGQTTVRCDVYSTKKPDAHAFDSGAKASLEDQIQAMVHQHEGIYTKLTGPDFDALGGGYEQAKIADMVDAHLEKEKLQGQDIKPATIQQCRSAAYMQAEGICRAMECGSEKLAW